In Eulemur rufifrons isolate Redbay chromosome 15, OSU_ERuf_1, whole genome shotgun sequence, the genomic stretch tgccccaccccccaaacaGAGGCAGCCCACTCTCACCCCTCCCCTAACCATCCCCCAGGAATTCAGTTGTCCAGCCCCTGCTCCCTCAGGGATTGAGACCTCTGACCCAGATCTctgacccacccccaccccctgtggCTCTTCCCAGGAGACCCCAGCAAGCAAGACTCACTACACTGGAGAGCAAACACAGACCGTGCCTTCCTCCAGCATGGCTTCTCTCTGAGCAACAATTCCCTCCTGGTCCCTGCCAGTGGCATCTACTTCGTCTACTCCCAGGTGGTCTTCTCTGGGCAAGCCTGCCCCCCCgaggccacccccaccccgctctACCTGGCCCACGAGGTCCAGCTCTTCTCCTCCCAGTACCCCTTCCACGTGCCTCTCCTCAGCGCCCAGAAGACCGTGTGCCCAGGGCCGCAGGGACCTTGGTTGCACTCGATGTACCACGGGGCCGCGTTCCTGCTCACCCAGGGAGACCAGCTGTCCACTCACACAGACGGCGTCTCCCACCTACTCCTCAGCCCCAGTAGTGTCTTCTTTGGAGCCTTTGCTCTGTAGAACTTGGaaaaatccagaaagaaaaaataattggttTCAAGGCCTTCCCCCCCGTTTTGCCTCCATTCTGACTGTTTACAGACTGTCACCACCACCTCTCTTTCGACCAATCCAACAGTCTCAAGTCTCCCCCACTCAAGTCACCTGGAGCTCTCAAAGAAGGAATTCTAGGCACCCCAGGGAGCCGCACCTCTCTGAGCCACCATCCCCCCATGTTCAGCCAGGATTTCAAGCCTGCCTAGAAATTCCCAGCCCAGAGCTGTGTCCCGCCAGTGAGGCGCGGCCTGGGCCCGGACACGGAGGAGGAGCAGGCACGTGGGGGAGCTTGGGGGGCTATTTATGAAGGGGGaaattaagttatttatttatagggGATGGAGAGAGGGCACTAGTAGAAGGACatcaaaagagagagaaggaaacaggcCCGGGAGATGAAGAGCGAGGGGCAGCGGCACGAGGCTGACTGAGGGAAGCAGGCGTGAGGGACCGCGGGGCCCTCGGGGGCTGCGAGAGGCCCTGAGCGCGCTGCACGGCCAGACTCCCCACGCGGAGGCTTCTGCACCTCGATGAAGCCCAATAAAGcttttttctctgaaatgctGTCGGCTTATGTCTGTCTGTCCGGGAGGAGAGAATTTCCCGGTCTCTgtaagggagggagggacggaggccTTGGAGAAGACAGGAGCTGTGGGCAGAACATGGAGGGGCGCAGGGAGCTCCAGGGGGCAGGACAGCCAGACAGCTGCAGGGAGCTGAAGGATGAGCTGAGAAGACAAGGGAAAAGCGGCATCTAGGGTCTGGAGGGGTGGGGTCCAGGGGCCCTGGGAGATCTGGCCACATGTGGAGGCTTCATGGAATGGGAGTTACAGGAGACCTCTGGGGAGACGTGACCACAGCAAAAGTGAGAGGAATGCCAGGACTACAGGGATGGAGGAGAGGGACCCCCACGGAAGACATGGCCAAGCAGAGGGCTCTGAGGGGTGAAAGGGCCTCCAGAACTAGATGTGGGTGCATTTGGGCAGACATGGCCACACACTGGGGCTCTGAGAGGTGAGGGCTTCGAGGAGAAACCAAGGACCTGAGAGTTCCTTGGAAGGCAAGACTGAAACCAGCAGCGTGAGTCCCAGGCCAGAGTGAAAGGAGAAGGTCTGTCCCAGTGGGGTCTGTGCATTCCCAGGGCTGATTTCACTCCCCTGGGGCTGTCCCAGGCTTGTCCCTGCTACCCTCGCCCAGCCCTTCCAGAGGCCCAGGCATGCCCCCAGTGTCAagctgccctgcccccagctcccttCCCTCCAGGGACCCAGACACAGGCTAAGGACCCAGCACAGCTTCCCCCCACCGCCCACACCACCCCCACCTCGTTTGCTCTGCCTCCGGGACTCAGCTTTCTAAAGCCCCTCCCATTTCTAGTTCTACCCCCATAGGACTCCTGTCTGGAAATCAGAGGAACACAGACCACAGATTTGGTCCCCAAAAGAAATGGAGACAATAGGCACTGGGGACGTGGGGCGGGGGGATGGGGTGCAACCTCCAGGgtctcacatacacacacgcgcacacacacacacacaagtgacGGGCCCAGGAAGCCCGCCTCAGAATccaagtggggagggtggggagtaTCCTCGATGCCTGGGTGTCCCCAACTTTCCAAATCTCCGCCCCCGCGACGGAGAAGAAACTGAAACAGAAGGTGTAGGGCCCACTACCGCTTCCTCCAGATGAGCTCATGGGTTTCTCCACCAAGGAAGTTTTCCGCTGGTTGAATAAGTgccttccccaccaccccaccccgccctccTCTTGCTCTGCGGGCATATAAAGGCAGCTGGCTGCACACCCAGCCAGCAGAAGCTCCCTCAGCGAGGACATCAGGGGCCCAGCCAGGAGGGAGAGAAGCAACTCCAGACCCCCTGGAAGTAGCCCTCAGAGCCATATCCCCAGACAAGCAGCCAGGCAGGCTGTCTCCCTCTCACACGCACTGCCCCAGGGCTCCACCATCTCCCTCCGGAAAGGACACCATGAGCACAGAGAG encodes the following:
- the LTA gene encoding lymphotoxin-alpha is translated as MTPPGRRYLPRVRGTPLRLLLLGLLLALPPGTQGLPGVGLAPSAAQTAHQHPQKHFTHGTLKPAAHLIGDPSKQDSLHWRANTDRAFLQHGFSLSNNSLLVPASGIYFVYSQVVFSGQACPPEATPTPLYLAHEVQLFSSQYPFHVPLLSAQKTVCPGPQGPWLHSMYHGAAFLLTQGDQLSTHTDGVSHLLLSPSSVFFGAFAL